The Bacteroidota bacterium genome has a window encoding:
- a CDS encoding T9SS type A sorting domain-containing protein, which yields MKAIIIIILCFGISTDVRAQQLRDVKLIQSYGDDIINAIQTDYGVLFAGRYGGTGVVVGGDTLYPSNGLGDMFIGLINESLTDMLWVRSMGGYNNPGDWENCAILGISNDGFYVSGRFGGPFSIDTHQAIAKGGEDAFFAKFDYSGNCLWLKSAGGVMDDSGGPAVLTADNKILWIVYGESSGTIDTFNVSKGGYLVTMDLDGNVLAVKDHFTSAVIFGSMAIQGSSIYCSGQTQNDTAAFGPIAWVGSNPQDIVLAKCDLSGNPIWGKRFVSGRSGGSGGQLRVDPTGSIYITGNYYDSLIADGNSVRNYNGSNYHDVFIACFDSNGVNHWLRNGASRYSWGFGLTMDTDSTFYVTGEFTDTLTLGAHQLFSPGNDCLFLSRFTRTGDCMGVLPFSGGFGNSVTMDVNGFPIVSGTFYDSIQVQGITYTSWGQRDAFIGRMDKITGIPSEARMDGNGLVIYANPNDGSFRIRVPASVATLEGARLSVYDSKGALVEQFKIDSHTEAPIVRLHHAMPGQYVLRLEQDGRAFSGRLILK from the coding sequence ATGAAAGCTATAATTATAATAATTCTATGTTTCGGTATTTCGACAGATGTCAGAGCGCAACAACTTCGAGACGTAAAGCTTATTCAGAGTTATGGTGATGATATAATAAATGCAATTCAGACGGATTACGGTGTCTTATTTGCCGGACGTTATGGGGGCACAGGTGTTGTTGTGGGCGGAGATACACTTTATCCCTCCAATGGCTTGGGTGATATGTTTATTGGTCTTATCAATGAGTCATTAACCGATATGCTATGGGTAAGATCAATGGGAGGTTATAATAATCCCGGAGATTGGGAAAATTGTGCAATACTTGGAATCTCAAATGATGGTTTTTATGTCTCTGGTAGGTTTGGTGGTCCATTCTCCATCGACACTCATCAAGCAATAGCAAAGGGGGGCGAGGATGCGTTCTTTGCCAAATTTGATTATTCGGGTAATTGCCTCTGGTTGAAATCCGCGGGAGGAGTAATGGATGATAGTGGCGGGCCTGCTGTTTTGACTGCCGATAATAAAATCCTTTGGATAGTATATGGTGAGAGTTCGGGAACCATTGATACGTTTAATGTATCGAAGGGTGGTTATTTAGTCACCATGGATCTGGATGGAAACGTTCTGGCAGTTAAAGATCACTTTACCTCTGCCGTAATTTTCGGTTCCATGGCCATTCAGGGTTCTTCGATTTATTGTTCCGGCCAGACGCAGAATGATACTGCTGCATTTGGGCCCATAGCGTGGGTAGGCTCCAATCCCCAGGATATTGTACTGGCGAAATGCGATTTGAGTGGTAATCCCATCTGGGGTAAACGGTTTGTATCAGGCCGAAGCGGCGGTTCTGGCGGCCAATTGAGGGTAGATCCAACCGGATCAATTTATATTACTGGAAACTATTATGATAGTCTTATAGCGGATGGAAATTCAGTTCGAAACTATAATGGCTCTAACTACCATGATGTATTCATTGCTTGTTTTGATTCGAATGGAGTCAACCATTGGTTAAGGAATGGAGCATCGAGGTACTCATGGGGCTTTGGATTGACTATGGATACCGATTCTACTTTTTACGTAACAGGAGAGTTCACGGATACACTTACGCTGGGGGCTCATCAACTGTTTTCCCCTGGTAATGATTGTTTGTTTCTTTCTCGATTTACGAGAACTGGAGATTGCATGGGCGTTTTACCTTTTTCAGGCGGTTTTGGTAATAGTGTTACAATGGATGTAAATGGTTTTCCGATTGTTTCTGGAACGTTTTACGATTCTATCCAGGTTCAGGGAATAACCTATACGAGTTGGGGGCAACGCGATGCCTTCATCGGTCGGATGGATAAGATCACCGGTATTCCCAGTGAGGCAAGAATGGATGGTAATGGTCTGGTGATATATGCCAACCCCAATGATGGCAGTTTTCGGATCCGAGTTCCGGCATCCGTGGCTACCCTGGAAGGCGCGCGCTTATCTGTGTACGATTCAAAGGGGGCCCTTGTAGAGCAATTCAAAATTGACTCACATACCGAAGCACCCATCGTACGGCTGCACCATGCCATGCCCGGCCAGTATGTCTTGCGACTCGAACAGGATGGGAGGGCGTTTTCCGGACGATTGATATTAAAGTAG
- a CDS encoding cellulase family glycosylhydrolase has translation MNYSISPGYNSFPVSSYSDMWVGPWPQYGQYRHLENPDGLDQIRQDFAAIRGLGFNSIRLITGLKRYNIPPCTTGQGSYCHPCNGIIGSSVFSFDWFLSGWNQNISLNAKNNKCYAIQAPYDLPSNPQMAIFLQMLEDVIEVADREDLRVILLTADGFDLFRGGFGQPNQTAVDDYKAFLKVMTGYLATNTAIMAYDLDNEPNYKDGDNGLWNRRKNEVCDFSGQLYDAIKVQSDPNHLITIGLGHAGTTQTWDPGVMKTDFVSLHIYPEPQWQYDYGVNIQEDVIQHAIDRMMDQIYWASTYLERPWVLEETGFTSSDDLGSWDCGTFGDYSDLNAFMQDLLPIIRDCGPSGYAWWGFQDSFENGYTPPDCSLQVPPGQANLDHSRRSWAFLKSGDPDPTWGYNLLMKQPACSTLQTFPWTATAPCSINPPSTVTLSDHYYDPYLNHISNPGLTGAVTGTCRDSEGRPIAGAVVAAANYLYTKFDPMTMQVIGYESYWTYTFSDVNGSFLLIPFNYYTPGLNEFITQVRVTAPGYKTVEEGTLQSQPVSANIQFALPGATPKYAIAITQTVLSTETVNEQAWARVNFTGTNDIQGSMTVRARESIEINEGFFAVNGSIFDAGIQAVWPDCDDYSGFRRANHASSFEVNYQVNNNEITLLLDSKNNAVPVRCFPNPANRQLTIVVPDCGPDKAYQLKLLSMEGQLILEEEMKNEIQILDLNLIRAGVYLIRVEASGMNWCLPVYIVK, from the coding sequence ATGAACTACTCCATTTCACCCGGATATAATTCCTTCCCAGTGAGCTCCTATAGCGACATGTGGGTAGGCCCGTGGCCGCAATATGGCCAGTATCGTCATTTGGAAAATCCGGATGGCTTAGACCAGATTCGCCAGGATTTTGCAGCGATTCGGGGATTGGGTTTCAATTCAATCCGACTTATTACCGGATTAAAGAGGTACAATATTCCCCCATGTACCACTGGTCAGGGAAGCTATTGTCACCCCTGTAATGGAATTATTGGCAGTTCGGTATTTTCATTTGATTGGTTTCTTTCCGGGTGGAATCAGAATATTTCTTTAAACGCGAAGAATAATAAGTGCTATGCGATCCAGGCGCCTTATGATCTGCCATCCAATCCTCAAATGGCGATCTTTTTACAAATGCTCGAAGATGTGATTGAAGTAGCTGATCGTGAGGACTTGCGGGTAATCCTGCTCACAGCAGACGGGTTTGACCTCTTCAGGGGTGGGTTTGGACAACCCAATCAAACAGCGGTCGATGACTATAAGGCCTTTTTGAAGGTCATGACCGGTTACTTAGCCACCAACACGGCGATTATGGCGTATGATTTGGACAATGAGCCGAATTATAAAGACGGTGATAATGGACTATGGAATCGCAGAAAAAATGAAGTATGTGATTTCAGTGGTCAATTGTATGACGCCATTAAAGTACAAAGCGACCCGAACCACCTGATCACAATTGGCTTAGGGCACGCGGGCACCACGCAAACATGGGATCCCGGTGTGATGAAAACGGATTTTGTTTCCTTGCATATCTACCCGGAACCGCAATGGCAGTACGATTATGGTGTGAATATTCAGGAAGATGTTATTCAACATGCAATCGACCGAATGATGGATCAGATCTACTGGGCCAGCACTTATCTGGAGCGACCCTGGGTATTGGAAGAGACGGGATTTACGTCCAGCGATGATCTCGGAAGTTGGGATTGTGGCACTTTTGGAGACTACAGTGACCTGAACGCATTCATGCAAGATTTGCTACCGATCATCCGGGATTGTGGCCCGTCCGGCTATGCATGGTGGGGGTTTCAGGACAGCTTCGAGAACGGCTACACCCCTCCTGACTGTTCACTCCAAGTGCCTCCGGGCCAGGCGAATTTGGACCACTCCCGCCGATCATGGGCCTTTCTGAAGTCCGGTGATCCCGACCCGACTTGGGGGTACAATTTGTTGATGAAACAGCCGGCATGTTCGACCTTACAGACCTTCCCGTGGACCGCAACCGCTCCCTGCAGCATCAACCCTCCCTCCACCGTAACCCTGAGTGATCATTACTACGACCCTTATTTGAATCACATATCCAATCCGGGCTTGACAGGAGCGGTTACCGGCACTTGTCGCGACAGTGAGGGAAGACCAATTGCCGGGGCTGTCGTAGCGGCGGCGAATTATTTATATACGAAGTTTGACCCTATGACTATGCAAGTTATAGGGTATGAAAGTTACTGGACGTATACGTTTTCAGATGTTAATGGAAGCTTTCTATTAATTCCATTTAATTATTACACCCCTGGATTAAATGAGTTCATCACGCAAGTTCGGGTAACCGCACCCGGGTATAAAACAGTAGAGGAAGGAACTCTCCAAAGCCAACCGGTTTCTGCTAACATTCAATTTGCATTACCCGGCGCAACTCCTAAGTATGCTATTGCTATAACACAAACGGTATTATCGACCGAAACGGTAAACGAGCAAGCTTGGGCGAGGGTTAATTTTACTGGAACGAATGATATTCAGGGCTCTATGACAGTCAGGGCGAGGGAGAGTATAGAGATCAATGAAGGCTTCTTCGCGGTGAACGGTTCCATATTTGATGCCGGCATACAAGCTGTGTGGCCGGACTGCGACGATTATTCGGGCTTTAGACGCGCCAATCACGCTAGTTCCTTCGAAGTGAATTATCAGGTAAACAATAATGAAATAACCCTCCTGCTGGATTCGAAGAATAATGCAGTACCTGTTCGCTGCTTCCCAAATCCTGCAAATCGCCAATTGACCATTGTAGTTCCCGATTGTGGGCCGGATAAGGCCTATCAGCTTAAATTGTTGTCAATGGAAGGCCAGTTGATTTTGGAAGAAGAGATGAAGAATGAGATACAAATCCTAGACCTTAATTTAATTCGAGCAGGAGTTTATCTGATTCGCGTAGAAGCGAGTGGTATGAATTGGTGTTTACCCGTATATATTGTTAAATAA
- a CDS encoding aminopeptidase P family protein, which yields MKYLPIDRQLFIENRKKYLSHLGERSIAFFNANDEMPRSGDTSFPFRQQSDLFWLTGIDQEQTILVLAPQHPLPEYREILFLRKTNEHIAVWEGHKYTKEEAREVSGVQSIYWVDDFAAILPVLMHHTDTVYLNLNENDRFVTEVPYRDVRFAEKLRAQYPHHRFERSGPLMAKLRSIKSETEIELMRTAIDITDKAFRRVLGFTRPGVMEYEIEAEIIHEFIRNRATGHAYTPIIASGPSACVLHYNENNRPCNDGDVILLDFGAEYANYAADLTRCVPVNGKFSPRQRDVYNAVLRVMRAAMKMLVPGNTIPRYHEEVGRVMEDELIKLGLLKAEEVKRQDPKQPLYKKYFMHGTSHFLGLDVHDIGNRYEPMAAGMVFTCEPGIYIPEEGLGIRIENDILITAKGPVDLMAAIPIEIEEIEALMASRKVMA from the coding sequence ATGAAATACCTTCCCATCGACCGCCAGCTTTTCATTGAAAACCGGAAAAAGTACCTCAGCCATTTGGGTGAGCGCTCCATCGCGTTCTTCAACGCGAACGACGAGATGCCGCGCAGCGGAGATACCAGTTTCCCGTTCCGTCAGCAGAGCGACCTGTTCTGGCTGACCGGCATCGACCAGGAACAGACGATCCTGGTGCTGGCGCCGCAGCATCCACTGCCGGAATACCGGGAGATCCTATTCCTGCGGAAGACGAACGAGCACATTGCCGTTTGGGAAGGACATAAATACACCAAGGAAGAAGCGCGGGAAGTTTCGGGCGTGCAATCGATCTACTGGGTCGACGATTTCGCGGCGATCCTTCCGGTCCTGATGCACCATACCGATACGGTTTACCTGAACCTCAACGAGAACGACCGCTTCGTCACCGAAGTGCCGTACCGGGATGTGCGCTTCGCGGAAAAACTCCGCGCGCAGTATCCGCACCACCGTTTCGAACGCAGTGGCCCCTTAATGGCGAAGCTGCGGTCGATCAAGTCGGAGACGGAGATCGAACTGATGCGTACCGCGATCGACATCACCGACAAAGCGTTCCGTCGCGTGTTGGGCTTCACGCGTCCGGGAGTGATGGAGTACGAGATCGAAGCCGAGATCATCCACGAGTTCATCCGGAACCGCGCGACCGGACATGCCTATACGCCGATCATCGCCAGCGGGCCGAGCGCCTGTGTCCTGCATTACAACGAGAACAATCGTCCCTGCAACGACGGCGACGTGATCCTGCTCGACTTCGGCGCCGAGTACGCCAACTACGCGGCCGATCTGACGCGTTGCGTTCCGGTGAACGGTAAGTTCAGTCCGCGGCAGCGCGACGTGTACAACGCGGTCCTGCGCGTGATGCGCGCGGCCATGAAGATGCTGGTACCCGGCAATACGATCCCACGCTACCACGAAGAAGTGGGTCGGGTGATGGAAGACGAGCTGATCAAACTCGGACTGCTGAAAGCCGAGGAGGTGAAGCGCCAGGACCCGAAGCAGCCGCTGTACAAGAAGTACTTCATGCACGGCACCTCGCACTTCCTCGGACTGGACGTGCACGACATCGGCAACCGTTACGAACCGATGGCTGCCGGCATGGTCTTCACCTGCGAGCCCGGCATCTACATCCCGGAAGAAGGACTCGGCATCCGCATCGAGAACGACATCCTCATCACCGCCAAAGGCCCCGTCGACCTGATGGCCGCCATTCCGATCGAGATCGAGGAGATCGAGGCGTTGATGGCGAGTCGGAAGGTGATGGCTTGA
- a CDS encoding TetR/AcrR family transcriptional regulator, producing MVSKNELPWIEAGYELFAAQGPDGLRVETLARKVGISKSSFYHHFADIDVFTERLLEWHLDRAVEIAGRACDCRTFDPDFLHLLAEYPGDLLFNRQLRVHRENLSYQLCFTRAIAFVEDAILPCWSAELGIAGKPDLARSLFAVINDMFYQRVTRENLHYAWMKQLLGEIKAILTDMIRGSGMGNELK from the coding sequence ATGGTTTCCAAGAACGAACTGCCCTGGATCGAAGCGGGCTACGAATTGTTCGCCGCGCAAGGACCGGACGGCTTGCGGGTGGAGACTTTGGCGCGCAAGGTGGGCATCAGCAAGTCTTCGTTCTATCACCACTTCGCCGATATTGATGTCTTCACCGAACGGCTGCTGGAATGGCACCTCGACCGCGCGGTGGAGATCGCCGGACGCGCTTGCGACTGCCGGACGTTCGATCCCGACTTTTTGCATTTACTGGCCGAATATCCCGGCGACCTGCTTTTCAACCGGCAGTTGCGCGTACACCGGGAGAACCTTTCCTACCAGCTTTGCTTCACCCGCGCCATTGCATTCGTCGAAGACGCGATCCTCCCCTGCTGGTCAGCAGAACTCGGTATTGCCGGCAAACCGGACCTGGCGCGCAGCCTCTTCGCGGTGATCAACGATATGTTCTACCAACGTGTGACCCGGGAAAACCTGCACTATGCCTGGATGAAACAGCTCCTCGGCGAGATCAAAGCGATCCTCACCGATATGATCAGGGGGAGTGGGATGGGGAATGAGTTGAAATAG
- a CDS encoding T9SS type A sorting domain-containing protein: MAETSGYKGYLFCGFIAGGFYINDVWEYDELTSQWTQKDTFPGPSRREAFTWSINGKIYLGCGNQGANCYRDLWQYDPATDSWLQRTDFPGNNWNQYAAFTYNGKGYVVFGYASCGSSSASSQFWEYDPQTDSWNQLADVPFVSIVSRGAVLGNKVYFLDTSGAWTYSYDFSSQTWSNSWPNAAGSGTGAPVFSTTIQGVVHCFTENFVKYAHFPSSSWLRGTNLHNNLFHSETAFMAFADSVKIIGGGTGLSAFTQDVWTYYPGCASTITAAITAPDTSFVGARNPLLNSSSIAPTTSQFLYHWRVDTADWGWFSGDTAVVAFRYGTVPVSMVATNGYCYDSIATGVHIAQGMWSGKTTLPLEAKGRNFAVGAGNAGVAYFGLGNDEDNNLLRDFWRYDCNSQRLERLPDFPFSPVRYGKFIFAAGHYFLLGGDTNVAPWKTNLFYEFIPATGGWNRLPDFPGPARAFAAASVINDQVYLCFGGAAELYRYDIPSSTWTALASHPTLTFADAMVDFQGDLYSIQVSGTGSIWKYDVSLDSWGLLTSNFTPDNRAGAVIFLDGSKIWVVNGKVSGTSPLSYLNTGYYFDLLTGLRSPAASLFSSTGTTNTTAFATGMKIDGRFYYCFGQFLSSKSTAICRYEQLACTTLPYYVPVEIDEAGIGVPHVFSNYSFLQLPEDSSQLSLLVDGQSVTPVNGFETTLEHTFRQCGEHQLRFIVTGSGCADTTTYYQTAHPIYNVESRAEMPLGQYNIRHTMNAFSIGNTGYMGMGNKYVDILVEAYKDWYAYDPASDTWSVRASLPAADDRTGSACFANNNYGYISSGNKGCFGSMSCYFNETWKYDPALDVWTQQSPIPGIGRYELCATVLGDTAYAGLGYYPFNNPGQIDKYSFSSDTWTSSGWPYGKSGSATPIAFTWNGKVYAGYNVLMDGGPYPGLYAYDPATGEWSDELLEWDGLRGEPFAAVVGNDAFLFREYIRKIDLQRMKVIPLQTLVMPGDTSVDFSAGFTINNQVFFSTLTYDQGPRFGNHFYRYDIGQPVCDLDSLIMGTPVVVAKQTHSLEVQPNPAHERVLVTLSKDRNRSGLLELVDLQGRTLRSNRVQGINIAMQLAGVQPGVYTLSFTEDQTAVRSVAKLVVE; encoded by the coding sequence ATGGCTGAAACGTCGGGTTACAAAGGATACCTTTTCTGCGGTTTCATCGCCGGAGGCTTTTACATAAACGACGTGTGGGAGTACGATGAGTTGACATCGCAATGGACCCAGAAAGATACATTCCCAGGGCCGTCCCGTCGGGAAGCATTCACCTGGTCGATCAATGGGAAAATCTATTTAGGCTGTGGCAACCAGGGCGCCAATTGTTACCGGGACCTTTGGCAGTATGATCCGGCGACCGATAGCTGGCTGCAGCGAACTGATTTTCCCGGCAACAACTGGAACCAATATGCGGCATTCACTTATAACGGAAAAGGTTACGTCGTTTTTGGTTATGCCTCCTGCGGATCATCTTCAGCCTCATCACAATTTTGGGAATACGACCCTCAAACCGACAGTTGGAATCAATTGGCCGATGTACCCTTTGTCAGCATAGTTAGCCGCGGAGCCGTCCTGGGGAACAAAGTTTATTTTCTGGACACATCCGGCGCGTGGACCTATAGCTATGATTTCTCTTCCCAGACCTGGTCCAACAGCTGGCCGAATGCAGCGGGAAGTGGAACCGGTGCTCCGGTATTTTCAACGACCATTCAAGGAGTAGTTCATTGTTTTACCGAAAACTTTGTCAAGTATGCTCACTTTCCCAGCTCTTCGTGGCTGCGTGGCACCAACCTTCATAATAATTTGTTTCATTCGGAGACGGCCTTTATGGCTTTCGCCGATTCAGTAAAAATAATTGGCGGTGGTACCGGCTTGTCGGCTTTCACACAGGATGTATGGACGTACTATCCCGGATGTGCCAGCACCATCACGGCCGCTATTACAGCTCCCGATACGAGTTTTGTTGGCGCAAGAAATCCCCTCCTCAATTCCAGTTCGATCGCTCCAACGACCAGCCAGTTTTTATATCACTGGCGTGTCGATACGGCCGACTGGGGTTGGTTTTCCGGCGATACGGCTGTCGTAGCCTTTCGTTATGGTACAGTGCCGGTGTCCATGGTGGCAACGAATGGCTATTGTTACGACTCCATTGCAACGGGAGTTCACATCGCGCAAGGGATGTGGTCCGGAAAGACCACTTTGCCGCTGGAAGCCAAAGGACGCAACTTCGCAGTAGGAGCCGGTAACGCCGGAGTCGCCTACTTTGGTTTGGGGAATGATGAGGACAATAATCTGTTACGCGACTTTTGGCGGTACGATTGCAACAGTCAGCGGTTGGAGCGATTACCCGATTTTCCTTTTAGCCCCGTGCGTTACGGCAAATTCATCTTTGCGGCCGGACATTATTTCTTACTCGGAGGCGATACGAATGTTGCTCCGTGGAAGACGAATCTTTTTTACGAGTTCATTCCCGCGACCGGCGGCTGGAACCGACTGCCGGATTTCCCGGGACCAGCCCGGGCTTTTGCTGCTGCGAGCGTAATCAATGACCAGGTGTATTTATGTTTCGGAGGCGCGGCAGAGTTGTATCGGTACGATATACCTTCTTCGACATGGACAGCGTTGGCATCTCATCCAACCTTGACCTTCGCGGATGCTATGGTGGACTTTCAGGGTGATCTCTATTCCATACAAGTGTCGGGTACCGGTTCGATATGGAAGTACGATGTTTCACTCGATTCCTGGGGCCTATTAACCAGCAACTTCACGCCGGATAATCGGGCGGGAGCGGTCATTTTTTTGGATGGAAGTAAAATCTGGGTGGTCAATGGGAAAGTAAGCGGCACCTCTCCATTATCCTATCTGAATACGGGATATTACTTTGATCTCCTCACAGGGTTGCGGAGTCCTGCGGCTTCGCTCTTTTCTTCAACAGGAACTACGAACACGACTGCATTTGCCACCGGGATGAAAATCGATGGGCGATTCTATTATTGTTTCGGTCAGTTTCTCAGTTCCAAGAGTACAGCCATTTGTCGTTACGAACAGCTTGCCTGTACCACCTTGCCCTATTATGTTCCGGTGGAGATTGATGAAGCCGGAATCGGCGTACCGCATGTGTTCTCCAACTATAGTTTCCTGCAGTTACCGGAAGATTCGTCGCAGTTATCCTTATTGGTTGACGGGCAGTCGGTGACTCCGGTGAATGGCTTTGAGACCACCCTGGAGCATACGTTTCGCCAATGTGGAGAACACCAACTCCGGTTCATCGTTACCGGATCCGGCTGTGCCGATACTACAACCTATTATCAGACCGCTCATCCGATTTATAATGTGGAATCTCGGGCGGAGATGCCCTTGGGACAATACAATATCCGGCACACCATGAACGCGTTCAGCATCGGCAATACCGGGTACATGGGCATGGGAAACAAGTACGTCGATATCCTGGTGGAAGCCTATAAGGATTGGTACGCTTACGACCCCGCATCGGATACCTGGTCGGTGCGCGCTTCATTGCCCGCGGCGGATGACCGGACCGGCTCAGCCTGTTTTGCCAACAACAATTATGGATATATCAGCAGTGGAAACAAAGGTTGCTTCGGCAGTATGTCCTGTTACTTCAACGAGACCTGGAAGTACGATCCGGCCCTGGATGTGTGGACGCAGCAGTCGCCGATCCCCGGTATTGGACGTTACGAACTGTGCGCGACAGTACTTGGCGATACGGCTTATGCCGGCCTGGGTTATTATCCGTTCAACAATCCCGGGCAGATTGATAAATATTCGTTCTCTTCCGACACCTGGACAAGTTCGGGATGGCCTTATGGCAAGTCCGGCTCAGCGACACCTATAGCGTTCACCTGGAATGGTAAAGTATACGCCGGGTATAATGTACTCATGGATGGAGGACCGTACCCGGGTCTCTACGCATATGATCCGGCAACCGGTGAATGGTCGGATGAATTGTTGGAATGGGATGGATTGCGCGGGGAACCTTTTGCAGCTGTGGTGGGCAATGATGCGTTTCTGTTCAGAGAGTACATCAGGAAAATCGATCTGCAAAGAATGAAAGTGATCCCCCTGCAAACACTGGTCATGCCGGGAGATACTTCCGTCGATTTCAGCGCAGGCTTCACGATCAACAACCAGGTGTTCTTTAGTACGCTGACTTACGACCAGGGGCCGCGATTCGGAAACCACTTCTACCGGTACGATATTGGTCAGCCGGTTTGCGACCTCGATTCGCTCATCATGGGAACTCCGGTGGTAGTAGCAAAGCAAACCCACTCGCTCG
- a CDS encoding SRPBCC domain-containing protein codes for MEKRNDSFRWEDKVIEHKRFIKAPLSLVWEVWTKPEHLAKWYGPEGYTLTTAQLQLQTGGSWNFVMHGFGKDYQNDIRYTRIEPEHTLCFRNGAIDNPYGFDVQVTLEEQEGGTWLTMRSEFSSKAVIEELNQKVNAIEGGKQTLNKLVAYAEKLFSGS; via the coding sequence GTGGAAAAAAGAAATGATTCCTTTCGTTGGGAAGACAAGGTAATCGAGCACAAGCGCTTCATCAAGGCGCCGCTCTCCCTGGTCTGGGAAGTGTGGACCAAACCGGAGCACCTGGCCAAGTGGTACGGCCCGGAAGGATACACCCTGACCACCGCGCAGCTGCAGTTGCAAACGGGAGGCAGCTGGAATTTCGTCATGCACGGATTCGGGAAGGACTATCAGAACGACATCCGTTACACCCGGATCGAGCCCGAGCATACGCTGTGTTTCCGCAACGGCGCTATCGACAATCCCTATGGCTTTGACGTGCAGGTAACCCTGGAAGAGCAGGAGGGAGGCACCTGGCTGACCATGCGCTCGGAGTTCTCCTCCAAGGCCGTGATCGAAGAACTCAACCAAAAGGTGAACGCGATTGAAGGCGGAAAGCAGACGCTGAACAAGCTCGTAGCGTACGCGGAGAAACTGTTTTCCGGAAGCTGA
- a CDS encoding winged helix-turn-helix transcriptional regulator, with the protein MSSPRRDVFQAISDPTRRAILGLLALQSLSVNAVAENFDISRPAVSKHVKVLEECGLVHVRQEGRERFCEARLDQLAEVNAWVNQYRRFWERKFDRLEAYLDQLQQSKKKHRGKKK; encoded by the coding sequence ATGAGCTCCCCGCGACGCGATGTCTTCCAGGCGATTTCCGACCCGACCCGCAGGGCGATCCTCGGCCTGCTGGCGCTCCAATCGCTCTCGGTCAACGCGGTCGCCGAGAACTTTGACATCAGCCGACCGGCCGTATCGAAGCACGTCAAGGTGCTCGAAGAATGCGGCCTGGTGCATGTCCGGCAGGAGGGACGTGAGCGCTTTTGCGAAGCCCGTCTGGATCAGCTCGCGGAGGTGAATGCCTGGGTAAATCAGTACCGCCGGTTCTGGGAACGGAAATTCGACCGACTGGAAGCTTACCTCGATCAGTTGCAACAATCAAAAAAGAAACACCGTGGAAAAAAGAAATGA